A region from the Lentisphaera profundi genome encodes:
- a CDS encoding Txe/YoeB family addiction module toxin, with protein sequence MKITFSTKAWEDYLYWQKQDKKILKRINLLIKDIERNPNDGLGKPEILRNTLSGYCSRRITDEHRLVYKILDNNLILIQARHHY encoded by the coding sequence ATGAAAATAACATTCTCGACTAAAGCATGGGAAGATTATTTATATTGGCAAAAGCAAGATAAAAAAATCTTAAAACGAATCAATCTTTTGATCAAAGATATTGAACGAAACCCAAATGATGGATTAGGAAAGCCTGAGATTTTGAGAAATACACTATCTGGTTACTGCTCTAGAAGAATTACAGATGAACACAGATTAGTTTATAAAATATTAGACAACAATTTAATTCTAATACAGGCTAGGCATCATTACTAA
- a CDS encoding acyl carrier protein — MKTIFIRFILIINISLYISCDNTKINSGKTTLNNYKNNHSLDKKIAFIIQTKLSLPGNFDLDAPLNKTYGADDLDMVEVIMEIENEYEITIDDNQFFGEFDKTKKEMEIKDISTNQILEIVSDIIKKNKVLP, encoded by the coding sequence ATGAAAACCATCTTTATAAGATTCATACTAATCATAAATATTTCTCTTTATATTTCCTGTGATAACACAAAAATAAACAGTGGGAAAACCACATTAAATAACTATAAAAATAATCATTCACTTGATAAAAAAATTGCATTTATCATTCAAACAAAACTAAGCTTACCAGGCAATTTTGATCTAGATGCACCTCTTAATAAAACATATGGTGCCGATGATCTTGATATGGTTGAAGTAATTATGGAAATAGAAAATGAATATGAAATAACTATTGACGACAATCAGTTTTTTGGTGAATTCGATAAAACAAAAAAAGAGATGGAAATCAAAGATATTTCAACCAATCAAATTCTTGAAATCGTATCTGACATAATCAAAAAAAACAAAGTATTACCATGA
- a CDS encoding type II toxin-antitoxin system Phd/YefM family antitoxin, which produces MNAMTYTEARQNLAKTMETVCNNHDPVIITSKRERSVVMISLEDYSAMEETSYLLRSPKNAKRLLESIYEIENGGGVERDLIE; this is translated from the coding sequence ATGAATGCAATGACATATACAGAAGCTAGACAAAATCTAGCTAAAACTATGGAGACTGTATGTAACAACCATGATCCAGTAATCATCACTAGCAAAAGAGAAAGATCTGTTGTTATGATTTCTCTCGAAGATTACAGTGCAATGGAAGAAACAAGTTACTTACTGCGTAGTCCTAAAAATGCTAAAAGACTACTTGAATCAATTTATGAAATTGAAAATGGCGGTGGTGTAGAACGAGATTTAATTGAATGA
- a CDS encoding IS91 family transposase yields METRTEHSVGEIFRRFGQTYEGNHSLLKEQRKTLQDIAMCRTAYLGGHNEVCCKCGSERPVYNSCGNTNCPMCQGIRRRRWLNERLDELLPVSYFHSIFTLPHELNPIARFNQREIYNLLFRTAADSLLHLSKKYHDSIPVIIATLHTWGQDLCLHPHVHILVTSGGMKKDGTWKAGREDYLFDIFEASAEFKKRFLRKLKSLYKHKKLVNTQDFTEIYKIIEGKSWVVNIQKPFSGAEVVVEYLSRYVYRSAIANSRITAVENSFISFDIKDYKDLDEKGIARHKDIRMKPQEFIRRFMQHVLPKGFRRSRFYGLFAGAQRTTSKEYCKILFAELLKEFKANERFKDEAWQPKVCDCCGNSDFKRGNDLQNERPPPILFHYRRGKLHA; encoded by the coding sequence ATGGAAACGAGAACAGAACATAGTGTGGGAGAAATCTTCAGACGTTTTGGTCAAACTTATGAAGGCAATCATTCTTTATTAAAAGAACAACGAAAAACACTACAAGATATAGCTATGTGCCGGACAGCCTATCTTGGAGGACATAATGAAGTATGTTGTAAATGCGGAAGTGAACGACCCGTCTATAATTCATGCGGGAATACCAATTGTCCAATGTGTCAGGGAATACGTCGAAGAAGATGGTTAAATGAACGACTCGATGAATTACTCCCTGTATCTTATTTTCACAGCATTTTCACTCTGCCCCATGAACTGAATCCTATCGCAAGATTTAACCAACGAGAAATTTATAATTTACTGTTCAGAACTGCTGCAGATAGCTTACTTCACCTGAGTAAAAAATATCATGATTCAATACCTGTAATTATAGCGACACTTCATACCTGGGGCCAAGATTTATGCCTCCATCCTCACGTACATATATTGGTCACAAGTGGAGGAATGAAAAAAGATGGAACATGGAAAGCAGGAAGAGAAGATTATTTATTTGACATTTTTGAAGCCTCCGCAGAATTCAAAAAACGATTTCTCCGAAAACTCAAGAGTCTCTATAAACATAAGAAGTTAGTTAACACACAAGATTTCACTGAAATATATAAAATCATCGAAGGAAAATCTTGGGTCGTCAATATCCAAAAACCATTCTCAGGAGCTGAAGTAGTGGTCGAGTACTTGAGTCGTTATGTTTATCGAAGTGCAATAGCGAACAGTAGAATTACGGCAGTTGAAAATTCATTCATAAGTTTTGATATCAAAGATTATAAAGATTTGGACGAGAAAGGAATTGCTCGACATAAAGATATCAGAATGAAACCCCAGGAATTCATCAGAAGATTTATGCAGCATGTACTTCCTAAAGGATTTCGGAGATCAAGATTTTATGGCCTTTTTGCAGGAGCTCAACGAACTACCAGTAAGGAATACTGTAAGATACTCTTTGCTGAACTACTAAAAGAATTCAAAGCTAACGAAAGATTCAAAGATGAAGCTTGGCAACCCAAAGTCTGTGATTGCTGTGGTAATAGTGATTTTAAACGTGGAAATGACCTTCAAAATGAAAGACCTCCACCAATACTCTTTCATTATAGAAGGGGGAAATTACATGCATAA
- a CDS encoding IS30 family transposase, which translates to MTYEHLSLEERHYLEIELKAGTSITKIAKNLNRSTSTLSRELKRNKGLRGYRNKQANDFAQERHKVKPKAIKLTEEVKDYIDEHLLKDWSPEQIVGRLKDDQSILLHHETVYQYILRDKESGGELYKLLRHQNKTYRKRYGNQHSRNGIPNRVDIDERPEAANKRERVGDWEMDTIIGKAHKGAIVTMDDRKSKLRLALPVSHKKATLVKDAIISLLTPIKDLVHTLTFDNGKEFTQHETISKELECNSYFAKPYHSWERGQNENANGLLRQYFPKSMALDGISENEVIIAVDKLNSRPRKCLKFKTPYEVFENLTGINLRKSVGVALTT; encoded by the coding sequence ATGACATATGAACATCTGAGTCTTGAAGAAAGACACTACCTTGAAATTGAATTAAAGGCAGGCACATCGATCACTAAAATAGCAAAAAACTTAAATCGTAGTACAAGCACACTTTCACGAGAACTTAAACGTAATAAAGGTCTCCGTGGTTATCGAAACAAGCAAGCCAATGACTTTGCTCAAGAAAGACACAAAGTGAAACCAAAGGCTATTAAACTAACTGAAGAAGTTAAGGACTATATAGATGAGCATTTACTCAAGGATTGGAGCCCCGAACAAATTGTAGGTCGACTAAAAGATGACCAATCCATCTTACTTCATCATGAAACAGTTTATCAATATATTCTTAGAGATAAAGAATCAGGAGGTGAGCTATATAAGCTTCTACGTCATCAGAATAAAACTTATCGCAAACGTTATGGCAACCAGCATAGTCGTAATGGGATTCCCAATCGTGTGGATATAGACGAACGACCTGAGGCAGCTAATAAGCGAGAGCGTGTAGGCGACTGGGAGATGGATACTATTATAGGAAAAGCTCATAAAGGAGCCATTGTAACTATGGATGATCGAAAATCAAAACTGCGTCTAGCATTGCCTGTGTCTCATAAGAAAGCCACGCTTGTGAAAGATGCAATAATCTCTTTGCTAACACCGATCAAAGATTTGGTTCATACTCTTACATTTGATAATGGAAAAGAATTTACTCAGCATGAGACTATCTCCAAGGAATTGGAATGTAATAGTTATTTTGCTAAACCATATCACTCATGGGAACGAGGCCAAAACGAGAATGCTAATGGATTGTTACGGCAATACTTTCCTAAGTCTATGGCGCTTGATGGTATCAGTGAAAATGAAGTCATTATTGCGGTTGATAAACTTAATAGTAGACCTCGAAAATGTCTGAAATTTAAGACGCCATATGAAGTTTTTGAAAATTTAACTGGAATTAACTTAAGAAAATCAGTAGGTGTTGCACTTACTACTTGA
- a CDS encoding DUF3634 family protein has product MNKLLIKFRILISYTTVIVEIENNKLNTKKGKAGNNTLRELREVIQTSNVKYGCILYCKSKKKLKLLGIPQNIHQKLRNVWYNNHRSI; this is encoded by the coding sequence ATGAATAAATTACTCATCAAATTTAGAATTCTCATCTCATACACCACCGTGATTGTTGAAATTGAAAACAATAAATTAAACACGAAAAAAGGCAAAGCAGGAAATAACACTCTCAGAGAATTAAGAGAGGTCATCCAAACAAGTAATGTTAAATATGGATGCATACTTTATTGCAAAAGTAAAAAGAAATTAAAACTTCTCGGTATACCACAGAATATTCACCAAAAATTAAGAAATGTTTGGTATAACAATCATAGAAGCATATAA